Genomic window (Magnolia sinica isolate HGM2019 chromosome 6, MsV1, whole genome shotgun sequence):
AGTTACTCGGGCCAAACTCATCCCCATTTGTTAATAGTATACGTGCGCCCAAAAGATTAATTGCAGGGGTATGTGCATTGCCTTTATATTTGCTTCAGATGGGTTGGAATAGTTAAAGAGTTTAGGATGACCAAAATggcattgctttctatggtgtgtaGAGCAAATATTCTCTAAATATTGATGAGAAACAACCTTTATCCTGAGTATCTATGTCTGAAATGATTGGAACTTTGGTTGGAAATTTCATCGCTGCCGCCATCACCTTCTCTTTCATGATGTGGTTACTTCTGCAGTTTTAACTTTCATGAAAGCATGCACACACATGCCTCTGGGCACAGACACATGTGAAGCTGGATGTGTACGAGGCATACATGAGCTGGCAGTCAATGAAGTGGAGCAGGTGACCTGGTCCAGAAATTAGTCTGGTGGgctcatgatgtgggccacacatgtttgaaatgaatggacagtttgaaaGGCTTGCCAACGGCTTACACTTGATATATGAGTTTGGCCTGCTTTTTGTGGGCCAGATCATATATGTGATTGGGCCCATGAACGGGGGTGCCTCATGCCCTTGGAAATCTATTGTTATAGGTTTTGGCATCTGTAGAGCGCTAAGACTCCCCAATGAAATGTTTCTCTGATGAACAGCAAGAGCATAAAAAAAGGGGATCGCCCATCTCATTAGCTGAGAGCGTAGCAGCTCTCCTGATGCATGACCTTGGATCGAGTCTCCTTGCTGGGCGTTTGGAGAGGCCATGGCCCTTATGGCGTaccaaaaatagaataaaataaaaagcatGCTGTGAATCTTCTGACTAGAATGTGTACTCTGCAGGCGGCAGGCATTCCAAAGAAACTCGCACCGACCATTGGCATTGCAGTCGATCACCGCCGCAAGAACCGTTCTCTAGAGGGTCTCCAGGTGAACGTTCAGAGGTTGAAAACTCACAAGGCACAATTGGTTGTCTTCCCAAGACGTGCTCGCAAATTCAAGGTAAACCAGCCATTCCATGTTACAcccgcacccccccccccccttttcctTCTGTTGGCCAGTCTTAATCTCTTTCCCTTAGTACCATGCGTTGTCACATTTTTGAgatctttattttttaattttttttgaaagataatgtaTACTTTATTAAACACAAAAGAAAACAGAACAAGGATAGAGCTGAACCGCTGAGATAGTGAAACAGCTACTCTCCTAAAAAGTGCAAATTACATCCATTAAGCTTTTCAACAGAAGAGGCCCACTTGACATTTTTAAGATCTTGATCACTGTCATGCTCTTGTTGCTGGTAGGCTGGTGATTCTACTCCGGAGGAACTGGCAACTGCAACTCAGGTCCAGGGTCCTTACATGCCTGTTGTGCGAGAGAAGCCGTCTATCGAGTTTGTGAAGGTAACCGATGAAATGAAATCATTCAATGCCTATGCCAAGCTCCGGATCGAGCAGACGAATAAACGCCATGTTGGGGTCCGGCTGAAGAAGGCTGCCGaggcagagaaagaagagaagaaatgagGTAATTCAACTGCCCCTATGTTCATTGATAGTAGAAAATTGCAATTTTCATTTCACTTTCCTTTCTCcgaattatatttttttagactTTGGTACCCCTTCTTCAATCCACTACTACAAAACTAAAGGTCATTTAAGTGTATGTTTTTCGGATCTCATCTGGGGAGCCTATCCCCCTTCTTGTCATTTTGTTTATTTAGAACCTCTGTTATGACGTTAGACTTGTTGTGCCTTAGTGCCATGCAGTGTCATGATGACTGGTCATATTcgtttttaaccatctattttcaaGGAACCACAATTGGGTGGCTGGAATCATTGGATTACTGAGTTTTCATGACATTGTCTCCATCACAGCGAGGATCTTCTGATGGGGTGTGTCGTGTGGACTGTTTATGTTGTGCAGCCGTCATGACTTGGCAGACTATGAATTATCAACAGTGCGTTCATTTGGGCCCGGATTTGTTGCCGGTGGGCCCACTCTTTTGTGCTTTGTGCATGTAGGGTTGGGTCATCGTGGCCAGGACTCCTACCCATCTGATCTTTCAGCCTGCAAAAATGGACCTTTGGAAGTTCTATGGTCAGAGGTTCACATGCAATGGCCAAAAAGTTCATTTACTGGACAGGCTGGTGCACTGCTAACCTCCTTGTGGAAGAAAAAGTGGCCCACAAGTTCAGTGGCCAGGATTCACCGTCATTCATGGCTACCCCTGTAGCCACACGATGCAAGATTGTCCACATGATAGTTTATGAAATGTGCTTTTGGACCAAATGGGCAGTCTAGAGAGATTGATTGGACTTTTTAGGAGGCCATTTGGATGCAGGCAAACCCGTTTGATGGTAGAATACGTCTAGTGCACATAAGCCACATATTCGACTGCCCATGTGCAAGGACCCTCACGTGTTGCCTGTGCCACCATCAATCTCCAATAGTCTTATATGTGCGCATGTAAGTGCTACTATTCATCTTAAACTCCACAGCCCTTCATTTTGCTCTATTCCATGGTGTTTGGCAAACATTGATTAGAATAATTAGTTGATGGTTATGTAACCTAGACAGCTTGTGTAAGACCGCAACTTTGCCTGCATGCAAACGAAGGGGTCGTAGCTTTCAGTGCTCCAGGGCCAGTTGTTCATTTTTACTGCAACCAGTGTCAGGGTCCCACCAAAACTTGTACTGGGAAATAACTGATATCCGAGCCATTTGTTTTCTAAACATGGTAGCATAAGTAGAAAGGGGGATGCAATCAAAACTAAGATGTAAATATCAATTCCAAAATGAACACCGCAATATCCAAAATTAAGGGGGGGAAAGGAATTAAGTCCTTCAAAGCTGGAATGATAGGGTGCAATTTGGGTGGGTTGGTCCGTGCGAGGGTCAATCCGACCACGCGAGGAACCAACCTGATCGGACTCAAATGCCAATCTGAGGTGCCCAACCTGAATGCAACCCAAAGTCCGCTATACTCGACCTAATCCAATATCCAATCCACAATGACATCTGATTCTACCAAACCTGACCAATCTTTCCCCACTTTTCGCTCAACCTGAACCAAACCCgaatttcaaattgggttggaaTTTTCCAACATGATCCCAaacgaggaccttgacaaccggACCCAAACTTGGGTTGGGTGATTCCAGACACGATAATTGCCCTTGTGCACCAAAATGGCTGGAAATcagaaactgttttttttttttgtttttttttt
Coding sequences:
- the LOC131247930 gene encoding large ribosomal subunit protein eL13z-like, with translation MVKHNNVVPNGHFKKHWQNYVRTWFNQPARKARRRVARQKKAVKIFPRPTEGLLRPVVHCQTLKYNMKLRKGRGFSLEELKAAGIPKKLAPTIGIAVDHRRKNRSLEGLQVNVQRLKTHKAQLVVFPRRARKFKAGDSTPEELATATQVQGPYMPVVREKPSIEFVKVTDEMKSFNAYAKLRIEQTNKRHVGVRLKKAAEAEKEEKK